Proteins from one Entomospira culicis genomic window:
- a CDS encoding divergent PAP2 family protein: MYLFIQKYIFIITPFTAWVLAQWLKPLFEYLRTGSWDVHLVKGAGGMPSSHSSTMISLTTILGFARGVQSDIFALSFVTSLIVMYDARGVRQAAGSHAVYLNYIKDELTTLFGRGFTVEGFKTNLGHTSLQVAAGALLGLIIGLIYGFTFFH; the protein is encoded by the coding sequence ATGTATCTTTTTATACAAAAATATATCTTTATCATCACTCCTTTTACAGCTTGGGTTCTTGCACAATGGCTAAAGCCTCTTTTTGAGTATCTACGTACCGGTAGCTGGGATGTACATCTCGTTAAAGGAGCCGGCGGAATGCCCAGTTCCCACTCCTCTACCATGATTAGCCTCACGACTATTTTAGGTTTCGCCAGAGGTGTCCAAAGCGATATCTTTGCCCTATCCTTTGTTACCTCCCTCATCGTTATGTACGACGCGCGTGGCGTGCGTCAAGCCGCAGGCTCTCATGCCGTCTATCTTAACTATATTAAAGACGAACTCACTACGCTTTTTGGGCGTGGCTTTACCGTGGAGGGCTTCAAAACGAACCTCGGGCACACCTCCCTTCAAGTGGCCGCTGGTGCTCTGCTTGGTTTAATTATCGGCTTGATTTATGGTTTTACTTTTTTTCATTAA
- a CDS encoding DNA methyltransferase, with amino-acid sequence MLVDFLRGFDFSQLRDANFKEDSVREEIIMPILHALGWGIEKEKRIVRSKKLQNPLMQVRSIRREVHVFPDYLLEEQGQTIFVLDAKAPNQDVEQGKNVEQVYYYAMHPEIKSRYFGLCNGFLFTMFEFSKETPIVRLDLTNPRQVDIDNLILIINGQLTPNLKLASVSHPSNFDYATCKIPQPLGKIQKQATRRHYGVHGYFTRQSWDVLQSHINAFTNPGDTVLDPFGGGGVTAIEAFVLGRKAIHVDLNPISSFWVESLLMSVESKELEKAKIDILAQFDKQRPKNASEVKKLLEKLPLPKNEPINSTGSDFHNLYELFTDIQLAELALLKSIILQQKKEGIRRSCLLAFSSSLTKHNLTYHPSKSRTPNAGDSAVFRYSRYRKAKNPVSLDLSKTYGHKLSRLIKAKEEIYMERNQRYAYSILRGDATKLEGIPDESVDFIYTDPPYGAKIAYLDLSTMFNAWLDLEVTQQDKENEVIEKGSLDKSFEEYKNLLTRSVEAMFRVLKWDRWVAFVFQHEKPKYWSTIVDTFKSVGFEYVASRKESVSQTSFKKRQGHMVLSGQLILYFRKVKSPLSLLKANIGASLSDLVFNHIESMIAQNKGATIEGINDFIVQDGLENGYLDLLEKEFPDLDAVLHKHYEYDATSKKFTLKAKTKFKTHIPLTKRIEYYLSSYLIRENRQENYPSFDQIVLDIMPLLQNGTIPDEQDILLTLNKIATKGERGYHFSQNRLLPL; translated from the coding sequence ATGTTAGTAGATTTTTTAAGAGGTTTTGATTTCAGTCAACTACGTGATGCTAATTTTAAAGAAGACTCGGTAAGAGAAGAAATTATTATGCCTATTCTTCATGCTTTGGGATGGGGCATAGAGAAAGAAAAACGAATTGTACGAAGTAAAAAATTGCAAAATCCATTGATGCAAGTACGCTCAATTAGGCGTGAGGTACATGTTTTTCCAGATTATCTCTTGGAGGAGCAGGGGCAAACTATTTTTGTTTTAGACGCTAAAGCTCCCAATCAGGATGTTGAGCAAGGGAAAAATGTCGAGCAAGTTTATTACTATGCCATGCATCCAGAAATAAAAAGTAGATATTTTGGCTTGTGTAATGGTTTTTTATTTACTATGTTTGAATTTAGTAAAGAGACCCCTATTGTCAGGCTTGATCTTACGAATCCAAGACAAGTGGACATAGATAATTTGATTCTAATCATAAATGGGCAATTAACCCCAAATTTAAAATTAGCTTCGGTATCCCACCCCTCTAATTTCGATTATGCCACATGTAAAATTCCTCAACCATTGGGTAAAATTCAGAAGCAAGCGACAAGGCGCCATTATGGAGTACATGGCTACTTTACGCGTCAAAGTTGGGATGTCCTGCAAAGCCATATTAATGCCTTTACTAATCCAGGCGATACGGTTTTGGATCCCTTTGGCGGGGGTGGAGTTACCGCCATCGAGGCTTTTGTTTTAGGGCGAAAGGCGATTCATGTTGACTTAAATCCTATATCGAGTTTTTGGGTAGAAAGTTTGCTAATGTCCGTAGAAAGCAAGGAGTTAGAAAAAGCTAAAATTGATATTTTAGCACAATTTGATAAACAAAGACCCAAAAATGCCTCTGAGGTTAAAAAGTTACTAGAGAAGTTACCATTGCCTAAAAATGAACCCATTAATAGTACTGGTAGTGATTTTCATAACCTCTATGAATTGTTTACTGATATACAGTTAGCAGAATTAGCATTGCTAAAGAGCATCATCTTACAACAAAAAAAAGAGGGGATAAGAAGAAGTTGTTTGTTGGCATTTAGCTCATCCTTAACGAAACATAATTTAACCTATCATCCTTCTAAGAGTAGAACACCAAATGCCGGAGACTCAGCAGTATTTCGTTATTCTCGTTATAGAAAGGCAAAAAATCCCGTTTCCTTAGATCTATCTAAAACCTATGGGCATAAGCTATCACGACTAATTAAAGCCAAAGAAGAGATTTATATGGAACGAAATCAGCGATATGCCTACTCTATTTTACGTGGTGATGCAACTAAGTTGGAGGGTATCCCTGATGAATCTGTAGATTTTATCTATACAGATCCGCCTTATGGCGCTAAAATAGCATATTTAGATCTCTCTACCATGTTTAATGCTTGGTTAGACCTAGAGGTTACACAGCAAGATAAAGAGAATGAGGTTATTGAAAAAGGTTCTTTAGATAAGAGTTTTGAAGAGTATAAAAATTTATTAACTCGATCTGTTGAAGCCATGTTTAGAGTGTTAAAGTGGGATAGATGGGTTGCTTTCGTCTTTCAGCATGAGAAACCTAAGTATTGGAGCACAATAGTTGATACCTTCAAGAGTGTTGGTTTTGAATACGTGGCTTCACGTAAAGAGTCCGTCTCTCAGACTAGTTTTAAAAAAAGACAAGGTCATATGGTGCTTTCGGGTCAACTTATTCTATACTTTAGAAAGGTTAAATCTCCGCTCTCACTATTAAAGGCGAATATCGGCGCTTCGCTAAGCGATCTGGTCTTTAATCATATTGAGTCAATGATTGCTCAAAACAAAGGGGCGACTATTGAGGGAATTAATGATTTTATTGTTCAAGATGGTTTAGAAAATGGGTATTTAGATTTATTGGAGAAGGAATTTCCTGATTTAGATGCAGTTTTGCATAAACATTATGAGTACGATGCTACCAGTAAAAAATTTACTTTAAAAGCTAAAACAAAATTTAAAACACATATTCCTTTAACAAAAAGAATTGAATATTATCTGAGTTCATATCTTATTCGAGAAAATAGGCAAGAAAACTATCCTTCCTTTGATCAAATTGTATTGGATATTATGCCGTTACTTCAAAATGGTACTATTCCAGATGAACAAGATATTTTGTTAACTCTCAATAAAATTGCAACAAAGGGTGAGAGAGGTTATCATTTCTCTCAAAATAGATTGTTACCACTTTAG
- a CDS encoding rhomboid family intramembrane serine protease: protein MRITYNAPVTLTFAFFAMLILFIDAQLAPNLIHNVFTAEGKMTFDPKNYSAYLRLVTYIFGHVDINHLTSNMMFILLLGPSLEERYSSGSIAIMIFMTALLNGLINAFFFSTMLLGASGIVFMMIVLTSFANVKRGEIPLSFFLVAAMYVWMEVVRAKSEGDISYFAHLLGGICGAIFGLFENSVSRKSAS, encoded by the coding sequence ATGCGCATCACCTACAATGCACCTGTTACCCTAACTTTTGCTTTTTTCGCCATGCTTATTCTCTTTATCGATGCGCAACTCGCCCCAAACCTCATCCATAATGTCTTTACTGCCGAAGGTAAAATGACTTTTGATCCTAAAAATTATTCGGCTTACTTGCGTTTAGTTACCTACATTTTTGGTCATGTCGATATTAATCATCTCACCAGTAATATGATGTTTATTCTTCTTTTAGGCCCAAGTTTGGAGGAGCGTTATAGCTCGGGAAGCATCGCGATTATGATTTTTATGACAGCCTTATTGAATGGATTAATCAATGCGTTTTTCTTCTCTACCATGCTCTTGGGTGCCAGTGGAATTGTCTTTATGATGATTGTTTTGACCTCTTTTGCCAATGTTAAGCGTGGGGAAATTCCTTTAAGTTTCTTTCTTGTTGCCGCTATGTACGTCTGGATGGAGGTGGTGCGCGCCAAAAGCGAGGGCGACATCTCTTATTTTGCGCACCTTTTAGGCGGAATTTGTGGAGCAATTTTTGGTCTCTTTGAGAATAGTGTTAGCCGAAAAAGTGCCTCTTAA
- a CDS encoding deoxyguanosinetriphosphate triphosphohydrolase family protein has product MERDLFFTTPLTDEELKKRATERERQDFRTTYFRDATAIIHSSPFRRLKHKTQVFFAPKNDHICTRMEHVMHVSTISNVICRSLGLDADLAWAIGLGHDLGHAPFGHVGEEILSDVIKEQNASLSFKHEIYGLRVVDKLVSDGKGLNLTYAVRDGIITHCGEKFEQAIEPDFRIKPLETITDRTFYPSTWEGCVMRMSDKIAYLGRDFEDAITLGIVKVSDLPPLVQKMLGNSNATIINTLTSDMIKTSEKSGKIGFSDDIFEAFTVLRKFNYEKIYFSSQLTRFNTQLRDVLRILYRHLMEITDKWGLDFSSYKASYTPLDNHFGKYLESMQHLYSTKEELSIFASLDFIAGMTDNYALDTVEKLIIPQRF; this is encoded by the coding sequence ATGGAACGAGATCTCTTTTTTACCACTCCCTTAACTGACGAAGAGCTGAAAAAACGCGCCACCGAACGCGAACGTCAAGATTTTCGCACCACTTACTTCCGAGATGCAACAGCTATTATCCATAGCTCTCCTTTTCGTCGACTAAAACACAAAACACAAGTCTTTTTTGCCCCCAAAAACGATCATATCTGCACCCGCATGGAGCATGTGATGCACGTCTCCACCATCTCTAACGTCATCTGTCGATCGTTAGGATTAGATGCAGATCTCGCTTGGGCTATCGGCTTAGGACACGATTTAGGACACGCCCCCTTTGGGCATGTGGGTGAAGAAATTTTAAGTGATGTCATTAAGGAACAGAACGCCTCGTTAAGTTTTAAGCATGAAATTTATGGCTTACGTGTCGTCGATAAATTGGTATCCGATGGAAAAGGACTCAATCTTACCTATGCGGTGCGCGATGGTATTATTACCCACTGTGGAGAGAAATTCGAACAGGCAATTGAACCAGATTTTCGTATCAAACCACTAGAAACCATCACCGATCGCACCTTCTATCCCAGTACGTGGGAGGGTTGTGTGATGCGGATGTCCGATAAAATCGCTTATCTGGGTAGAGATTTTGAAGATGCTATAACCCTAGGCATCGTAAAAGTTAGCGATCTGCCCCCTTTAGTGCAAAAAATGCTAGGCAACAGCAATGCCACAATTATTAACACCCTCACCTCCGACATGATTAAAACCAGTGAAAAGAGTGGAAAGATTGGCTTTTCCGATGATATTTTTGAGGCATTCACCGTTTTAAGAAAATTTAATTATGAAAAAATTTACTTTAGCTCACAACTTACTCGCTTTAATACGCAATTACGTGATGTGTTACGGATTTTATATCGCCATCTTATGGAGATAACCGATAAGTGGGGGCTAGATTTTTCTTCGTATAAAGCAAGCTATACCCCATTAGACAATCACTTTGGTAAATACTTAGAGAGTATGCAACATTTGTATAGCACCAAAGAGGAGCTCTCCATTTTTGCCTCGTTAGATTTTATCGCAGGGATGACCGACAACTACGCCCTAGATACCGTGGAAAAGTTGATTATTCCCCAAAGATTTTAA
- the map gene encoding type I methionyl aminopeptidase, protein MIKLKTKKEIAGIKSSCQLLAGGFRELTPLMRAGVSGLEINQWAEEYAKKHNAKPSFSTYGGFPTATCISVNHCVIHGVPNAQPFKEGDIVGIDFGLELNGFFSDMAITFAIGTISNSAQKLLEDTKASLMLGIEAVDSENGRIQDIGKAISAFLKPKGYGIVHDFCGHGVGLAVHEDPQISHDYPSFGANPRFKEGMVFAIEPMINLGSPDVYVDRKDKWSVYTKDGALSAHFEHTIAITENGIEILTLI, encoded by the coding sequence ATGATTAAGTTAAAAACCAAAAAAGAGATCGCCGGCATCAAATCCAGTTGTCAGTTATTAGCAGGTGGCTTTCGAGAACTCACACCTCTCATGCGTGCTGGAGTTTCTGGCTTAGAGATTAATCAATGGGCAGAAGAGTATGCAAAAAAGCATAACGCCAAGCCGTCCTTTAGCACCTATGGGGGATTCCCCACGGCAACCTGTATTTCCGTGAACCACTGTGTGATTCACGGTGTTCCGAATGCCCAACCGTTTAAGGAAGGTGATATTGTTGGCATCGATTTTGGATTGGAGCTCAATGGCTTTTTTAGCGATATGGCTATCACCTTCGCCATTGGTACAATCTCAAATTCTGCTCAAAAGCTCTTGGAAGACACCAAAGCCTCCTTGATGTTAGGCATCGAGGCTGTCGACTCAGAAAATGGTCGCATCCAAGATATTGGCAAGGCAATTTCTGCATTTTTAAAACCAAAAGGCTACGGAATTGTGCACGACTTTTGCGGGCATGGGGTTGGCTTAGCTGTACACGAAGATCCGCAAATTTCGCACGACTACCCATCCTTTGGTGCAAATCCTCGCTTTAAAGAGGGAATGGTATTTGCCATCGAACCAATGATAAATCTTGGTAGCCCCGATGTTTACGTCGATCGTAAAGACAAGTGGAGTGTCTACACCAAAGACGGCGCACTCTCGGCACACTTTGAACACACGATTGCGATTACAGAAAATGGAATAGAAATCCTTACATTAATTTAA
- a CDS encoding tetratricopeptide repeat protein — MRDAFIKLGYFFLVLIVLYGVWSFFFRIMGNNDIDALLRKADIAIQNEDYDQAHRYLKSISRSRLDARNRLRILARAFEIADKTNDFTYLEKESASAVRAFNNREDFKAFQVLALSENNKRKPASQIAKNHLHDLRFKDIRARAILSELFRNEGNPLLAAQEQLTNNTEPAFYLEMAQLLNSPILYFNTSLLYLMNHDTKKAQDLLNNFIYSNEISTTRRAIIAYELGFYDIAFNLLHEQGANQLDSIQAVLLLADLELLRGNQLIALDLYRTALAMDPQFSPIPWLNVALLSQKLLNTSQADTFSMLNEGFNRFPTHTLLVIARLQYMQNQVEAQQQIRAFNQTYPNNSYSYLFWLNHFNPIEHLEVISAKLWNLFNYNPSDAYLTRYMIWFFLGQRNFDDARLVLQRYRGVDESWKKSYEALIFALERNFSDASALLKEEDANWINLYNHAVILIHLHNYTDAINHLINATALYRALDPDDFNQHYFAQIQAQLALAYLSNGNLPMAQSAIQEALRNDPNHKHALELLQTIAKER; from the coding sequence ATGCGCGATGCATTCATAAAATTGGGTTATTTCTTTTTGGTTTTGATCGTTCTCTACGGCGTCTGGTCATTCTTCTTCCGTATCATGGGCAATAACGACATCGATGCCCTCCTGCGCAAAGCAGATATCGCCATCCAAAATGAGGATTATGACCAAGCTCACCGCTACCTTAAAAGCATCAGTCGCTCGCGATTAGATGCCCGTAATCGTTTGAGAATTCTCGCCAGAGCCTTTGAAATCGCCGATAAAACCAACGACTTCACCTACCTCGAAAAAGAGAGCGCCAGCGCCGTACGCGCATTTAATAATCGAGAAGATTTCAAAGCTTTCCAAGTCCTCGCCCTTAGCGAGAATAACAAGAGAAAACCAGCCAGTCAAATCGCAAAAAATCACCTCCATGATCTTCGTTTTAAAGATATTCGTGCCAGAGCCATTCTTAGCGAACTCTTTAGAAACGAAGGGAATCCGCTTCTTGCTGCCCAAGAACAACTCACCAATAATACCGAGCCTGCCTTCTACTTAGAAATGGCACAACTGCTCAACTCACCTATTCTCTACTTCAACACATCTTTACTCTACCTCATGAATCATGACACAAAGAAAGCACAAGACCTCCTTAACAATTTTATCTATAGCAATGAGATATCTACTACCCGCCGTGCCATTATCGCCTACGAACTAGGCTTCTACGACATCGCATTCAACCTTCTCCATGAGCAAGGAGCTAATCAATTAGACTCTATCCAAGCTGTTCTCCTTCTTGCCGATCTCGAACTCTTACGCGGTAATCAGCTCATCGCTCTCGATCTTTATCGTACTGCACTGGCGATGGATCCTCAGTTTAGCCCTATTCCTTGGCTCAATGTCGCATTGCTCTCACAAAAACTGCTAAACACCTCTCAAGCCGATACTTTTAGCATGCTCAATGAGGGATTCAATCGCTTTCCCACGCATACGCTACTGGTAATTGCGCGCCTACAATATATGCAAAACCAAGTGGAAGCGCAACAGCAGATTCGTGCGTTTAACCAAACTTATCCCAACAACTCCTATAGCTATCTCTTTTGGTTGAATCACTTTAATCCCATAGAGCATTTAGAGGTGATCAGCGCTAAACTTTGGAATCTCTTCAATTACAATCCTAGCGATGCCTACCTCACCCGCTACATGATTTGGTTCTTCCTCGGACAACGTAATTTTGATGATGCCCGACTGGTACTACAACGTTATCGTGGAGTAGACGAAAGCTGGAAAAAAAGTTACGAAGCGCTCATTTTTGCCTTAGAACGTAATTTTTCAGACGCATCAGCGCTCCTAAAAGAGGAAGATGCTAATTGGATCAATCTATATAACCATGCAGTAATCCTTATCCATCTACATAATTATACAGATGCAATTAACCATCTTATTAACGCCACCGCTCTCTATCGCGCACTGGATCCCGATGATTTTAATCAACATTATTTTGCCCAGATACAGGCGCAACTTGCACTTGCCTACCTCTCTAATGGCAACCTACCCATGGCACAAAGCGCCATTCAAGAGGCACTTCGTAATGATCCTAACCATAAGCATGCCTTAGAATTACTTCAAACTATCGCCAAAGAGAGATAA